TGTAAACGATAATCGGCAAATTCGTTGACTCGGCGATGGCGCGATAATGTTGGAATAAACCTTCCTGCGTCGGTTTATTGTAATAAGGCGTCACCGACAACAACCCATCAACGCCCAGGCGTTCGTATTCGCGGGCTTTTTCGATAATCGCTGCGGTATTGTTGCCGCCTGCCCCGGCAATCACCGGCACACGTTTACCGGCAGTTTCCAGAACGATTTCAACGACGCGATGTTGTTCGCTGTTCGTCAGCGTCGGGGTTTCGCCGGTGGTTCCGCAGGGCACCAGAAAATTGATGCCTTCGGCAATCTGCCACTCAACGAACGCCCGGAGTGCCGCTTCGTTAATTGATAAATCTTTATTGAACGGCGTCACCAGCGCCGTCCCGCATCCTCTGAGGTCTTGTATGTTCATTTTCGTTTCTCGATTCAATTAAGCATGTTCGCCAAAAATTTGCGGAAATTCATAGAAGCCTTTTCGCGCTTCAATCCACTTTGCCGCAACAATCGCGCCTTCGGCGAAACCTGCGCGACTGCGCGCCGTGTGGGTAATCGTCAAGGTATCGACTTCCGAATCGAAGCCGACCGTATGCGTGCCGGGAATGTATCCGGCGCGGGTGCTTGCCGTCGGCGTTGACCTGCCATATACCTCGTCGATTCGCTGTTTCAATGAAAGCGCCGTGCCCGATGGCGCATCCAGTTTGAATTTGTGATGCGCCTCTTCCAAAAACGGGTCGTAGCTGTCGAAATCTTTAAAAAGCTTTGCCGCGTATTCGACGATTTTGAACATCAGGTTGACGCCGATGCTGAAGTTCGAGCCGTACACCAATCCGATGTTTGCGGTTTCGACAATCATTCGCGCTTCACTGAGTTTGTCATACCAGCCGGTGGTGCCAATGACTATTGATTTACCGGCGTTGGCGGCTAATTGCAAATTCTCAATTACGACATCGGGTCGGGTGAAATCGATGCACACGTCTGCGTCTCGAAGTTCGCCGCGACCGCCAACAATCGGGTCAATCACGCAAGCAATGTCGAGTTGATGACGCGCCGCTGCCTGCTCAAGCATATGTCCCATTTTGCCATAACCGAAGAGTGCGATTTTCATAGCTCTTTCAATTCCTTGACCAGTTCTTTAATCGAAAACTTCAACATCACCTCTTTACCCTGCAACGAAAACATGGCGCTGGCTTCATCGTTTAAATCGCCGATGACGGGTTTGCCGCTGGCATTTTTTCGCGGCACCAGCGCCGCATATTGGTTGCCTTTGTCGACTTCAAACGCCGTCGCCAATGCTTCTTTGAGCCGGGGTTTGAACGTCGCATCGTAAACTTCGGCGTCGGTGATGCGATTGGCGGCGTCGTGTTCTTTGTAAAGCGTGAAGGCTTTTTTATCCAATGGGTCCCAGGGTTTTTTGCTGCCTACTTTGATAAACAGGTAAAACATATAATGTTTTTCCGGGCGCAAATCGAAATATTCCCAATCGGCTTCTTTGACATTCAATTGTCCTTTGTCAAGCATATCGGAAACCAATACGCGCACCACTTCATCAGTTACCCACAAGACTTTGGCGCTGATGCCGCCGCGAAATTTGGCGATGATACCTGTGCCGCGTGAAGCTTTTTCCAGAATCGCTTTGCGCTCAGTGGGCGCAATGTAACGTTTCCAGGTTGCGCTCTGGGTTGAAAAAACGTTTGCATTAATGCCGGTTGAAAAAAACATCACACACAGTGAAAAAATCATCAGTGATTTGCGTAACATGCTGCCTCCGCGAAAATCAAAATACGCATTCGGTATTGACGGCTAACCTGCGCACTTCGAGGCGCGAAGGTTGAAAGATAATGGTTTCAATCTGCTCGGTGCTTGCTTTGATGTGATAAGCAACGCCCGCATCATTCACCAGATAATAATAGCCGCCGGAATCCTGCTCGGCGCATTTTTTGAAACTGCGGTCAATTTTTAAATCGCCGCGAAAAATTGTAGTCGCCGGTTTCAGATAAATGGTGAACACTTTATTCGCCATCGCAGCCGGAGCGCGATAAAGCTTTGCCAGACTTGCCGTCAAATAAGAAAAGGTCACCACCCCGGTTTCGGTTTTATATGGACCGACCAGCGAACTATCCGGCGCATCCGCCGGTTCGCCGAACATTCGCGCCACGTCGGCAGTCGTTGAACGTAGCGGCGTCAGCCCCTGCCAGGTATTTTTTTTCACCATATCAATCAAGCCGCGCGCATCGCCGGTTGTCGGGCGTGTAACGGGTGGAGGAGTTGGGGGGGGCAGAGGTTTCTCGGTATTCACAGGCGGTTCAGGGTCGCGTGAACGATTGGGAGCAATGCGGGTTCGCGAATTGTTACGACCCGATTGCGCCAAAACCAACCCGCAAAACAGCGCGAGTGATAAAACAACACCTGTATAAGATTTTAATAGCTTCTTCATTTTTACCTGCTCATTTGAGATTCAAGTTTTACAGCAATGGAACTAGGATTCAAAAACTGTTGTGTCGAGTTCACTGAAAAAAACCTCGTGCAATTTAGAAATGACCATTTCGACATCGCTTGCAGCCATCACGATGTTCATCATAATCGGCGATGAACCGTGCAATATCGCATTGACTGTGACGGCTTCCAATGCTTTAAAGACGCGACCGGCAAGCGTTGCATCTTCGTTAAGCTCGGTGCCAACCAGAGAAATAATCGCTTTGTCATGTTCAATGGTCGCGTTGGTGAATTTAGAAATTTCCGCGAGCAAGTCACGTTCGGTCGTTTCATCCATCGCCACGCTATCGACCGCAAAAGCCATATTCAATCCCGACACCGCTGTGATGAGCGGCGCGACGCGGTGTTTAATCATTTCGTTGATGATGGTTTTTAGTGAATCTTCCGGCAAAAAGCTTTGTTCCTCTTCGCCGATGGTTTCAATGGTCGCGTTAATCACCGTAATCGGGCGTTTATAGGCGATTGATTTAATCGCATTGGCGCAGCGTTGAACGCGCTCGGTGATTGCGGTGCCCGTCGCTTCAGGCGCTTTGGAATTGTAAATATGCACCGGAATATTTTTTCGCGCCGCCGGGTGAATGGCTTTCGGATGCAAGACCTTGGCGCCGAAATAGGTGAGCGCCGCGGCTTCGGTAAACGAACAGGTCTTGACGGTTTTTGCGCCTTTATAAATGCGCGGGTCGCAAGTCATCAGCCCCGAAACATCTTTCCAGATTTGAATATCATCGGCATTCATTGCCGCGCCGATGATCGCTGCGGTGTAATCCGAGCCTTCAAATCCGAGGGTTGTGGTCGCGCCCTCGCGGGTTGAGCCGATGAAACCTTGGATCACGGCTACCGTGTTGTCTTCCGCGAGCGGCACAATCACTTGCTGCAAATTGGCGTTAGTGATTTCAAAAATCGGTGATGCGCCGCCAAATCGTTCATCGGTTTTGATGAGTTCGCGGGCATCGAGAAGTCTGGTCTTTAACCCGCGTTCGGCAAAGGCATCGGCGACGATTGCCGACGACAGCAATTCACCATAGGCGAGAATTTTATCCAGACCGCGCGGCGGCACTTCGCCTAAAATCGCTAACCCTTCAAGCAGTTTTTTCAACTCGGCGAAATATTTTTCGATTAAATCAAACGCGCTCCATTGAGTTTTAATCAACTGGCGCGCTTCGCTGGCGTGTCGCGCTTTCAAATCGGCAACGATGGCGAGAGTGGTTTTGGCATCACCCGCCGCCGAGGCTTTTGCCGCTTGCAGAAGTTTGCGCGTCGTCTTGCCCATTGCCGAAACCACGACCGTCGGGCGAAGCGCCACCCGCGCTTTAACAATCTCTGCGACTCGTTCGATGCAGGCGGCATCTTCCACAGAAGTGCCGCCAAATTTCATTACTATCATAGATTCAGTAGGCAGCCGGCAGTAGGCAGCAGGCAGTAGACAATTTCATTTTTGAGTTTATTGTTTCTTACCATTTCTACCTTTGAAGAGAATTAGAAAGCCCGTTAATTGAACGACCAATTTCTGATGTAAGCACGATTATGTTTTGTGAAGCCTGTGGCGGCAAATAACCGAGCCTTTCAGCTATCAGTATTTGCGTTTCGACTTCGCGCAGAGAACCATAAGCGATGGAGAGAAAGTGTGCAAACTCTCCAGCAGACTTGCGTCCTTGCCCCTCCGCAATATTAGACGGAATAGATATGGCTGCTCTGCGAAGTTGGCTAGTTAATCCATAAATCTCTTCTTTGGGAAAATTCTTCGTCTCAGAATAAACTGCTTCAACTAAATCCATAGCTTTTTGCCAGACTATTAAATCTCTGTAATTCTGACTTGCCATATTGATTGAAAGTTTTAATAAACCAAAAATAAAACTGCCTACTGCTTACTGCCTACTGCCTACTAATCCAGCATTCCCTGAGCTTTCATAATTTCCGCATTGAGGATTGCCGCGCCGGCCGCGCCGCGAACCGTATTATGCGACAAAACGACGAAACGAATATCGAACACCGGGCAAGTGCGAATGCGTCCGACAACGGCGCTCATGCCGTTGCCTGCGTCGCGGTCAAAGCGTGGTTGCGGGCGGTCGCGCTCGCTGGTGACGATAACCGGTTGGGCGGGCGCAAACGGCAATTTCAACTCCTGTGGCAACGAACGGAAATTGGCAAGAACCTCTGCGACCTCGTCGGGGGTGGCTTTCTTTTCGAGTTCAACGGAAACGCATTCCATATGCCCGTCTTCAACGAAGACGCGATTGGTATGGGCGCTGATTTTGCAATCGGCAAAACGAATTTTATCGCCATCAAACGTGCCCATGATTTTCAACGGTTCGGTTTCGACTTTGTCTTCTTCGCCGCCGATAAACGGAATCACATTGCCGAGCATATCGATTGCCGAAAGTCCCGGATAGCCCGCGCCCGAAACCGCCTGCATCGTCGAAACGATCAAGCGGTTGACGCCGAACGCCTGATGTAGCGGCGCAATCGCCATCACCAAGCCGATGGTCGAGCAGTTCGGATTGGTGACGATTGCGCCGTTCCAGCCGCGCCGTTCTCGTTGGGTTTTAATTAAGCTGAGATGTTGGTGATTGACTTCGGGTACAAGCAAAGGCACGTCTTCATCCATGCGATGATTTTTTGAATTGCTCAAGACGATGTAACCGGCGCGCGCGAACGCCTCTTCGACTTCGCCTGCAACCGAAGCGTCGAGTCCCGAAAAGACGACTTTGCAATTGAGGTTGGGTTCACAAGATTTTACTTCTTTGTCTTTCAGCGCATCGGGGATGGGCGAATATTGTCGCCACAGGGTCGCGTCTTTGTAAGCTTTGCCCGCCGAACGGTCAGAGGCGGCGAGTTCCGCAGTTTCAAACCACGGATGATTTTCCAGTAATTTGACGAATTTCTGTCCGACCGCTCCGGTCGCGCCCAATATGCCTACAGGAATTTTGTTACTCATAGATTCTCTCTTTATAAAGTGGTTGATGATTAAAGCTGCATTTAGATGCCGCCATCGAACCGGATGAAATGAAAATTAAGTGAATAAGCTTAGCGGTGATGTGTTGGCTCTGACAACTGACAATAGCGGTCAGAGCTATCGTTTGCAGGTTTTGGAAAAGCGTTTGGCAGACAGCGAGGAGGTTTTTGCTGTTTGACTGAAATTTAATTTTCTTAATTCACCAGTTAAATTCATAACCTTTCCAAAACGCATTTCACTGAAGTCGCCGGATTATAGCCGATAATAAGCGGATTTTGAAAGCAAACTTCTGAATTTTTGCTTGTCACGCAATAAAAAATCGCAGCAGGTTTAATCGCCCGGCGTTATTGTTTGCGAATTTTGGCAAGGTGTTTCAAAAACGTTTCAGCGTCTTTGGCTTTAAGCGCCAGCGCAAAAAGTTTTTCGAGCAAGGCGGCATCGTTGATAGTTGCGATTTTTGTTTCGATGTCGAGACCGGGAAATTTCTGCTCTACGAGCATCAGTAACGCTTTGGCAATGCCTTCGCGCTCGCCGATTTGTTCGCCTTCTTCAAGCACCATCTGATAGAAACTCGATTCTTTTAATTCTTGTAAGGGAATCATACCTTTCTCCAAAATCATTTCCAGCAAGCGGACTCGATTATAACGCAACCCGCCCGGCATAAGAAAGTGTACGCCTAAATCGCGTTGCTTCTGTTTGTCTTTCACAGCGCGGAGGAGTTTAGCGCCGACTCTTAAATCCTCCGCGTCGCCTTTCATCAGCGGAATGAACGGCAAAATCCCTTCACGTTTGAGCGCCAGGAAATCTCTCGCTGAACACTCCCAGATTTTAGTCAGGCGAAATGATGATTCGATTTTAAGCGAACCGGCGCGAATAATGCCTGAATGTGGAACCGTTTTTGGTAAACCGCGTTTCGTTGGTAACAGAATATTGCTGTAAACCGGTAAGCGATATTTCATCCATAAACGCGCGTCATAATCTGGCATTCGCTCAAGCAACTCGGCTTTCCATTCAATCTAGGCTTCAGGGTGTACAATGATCTCTTTACCTCCGCGTCGCACCAAATAAACCTGATCAGTGAGTAAAGTCGAAACACTCAATTCAAGCGGCAACGGTTCAATCTCTGCCCGTTCACCGGGTTTCAAGTAACCAAGAAGAATTAAAAGCGATTCGGCATCCTGTTCAGCAAAATATTTGAATGCCTGATCATAAGGTTTCGTGCTCAAGAGGATGCCAGCACAGTTTTTAATTTTTTGACCATCTCAACATAAATATCAACCGCCTCAATCACATCTTTTTTGGCAATCTTTTCGCCTGCGGTGTGAGCATCGAGAATCGAACCGGGTCCATATAACA
This genomic window from Acidobacteriota bacterium contains:
- a CDS encoding dihydrodipicolinate reductase C-terminal domain-containing protein, yielding MKIALFGYGKMGHMLEQAAARHQLDIACVIDPIVGGRGELRDADVCIDFTRPDVVIENLQLAANAGKSIVIGTTGWYDKLSEARMIVETANIGLVYGSNFSIGVNLMFKIVEYAAKLFKDFDSYDPFLEEAHHKFKLDAPSGTALSLKQRIDEVYGRSTPTASTRAGYIPGTHTVGFDSEVDTLTITHTARSRAGFAEGAIVAAKWIEARKGFYEFPQIFGEHA
- a CDS encoding aspartate kinase, translated to MIVMKFGGTSVEDAACIERVAEIVKARVALRPTVVVSAMGKTTRKLLQAAKASAAGDAKTTLAIVADLKARHASEARQLIKTQWSAFDLIEKYFAELKKLLEGLAILGEVPPRGLDKILAYGELLSSAIVADAFAERGLKTRLLDARELIKTDERFGGASPIFEITNANLQQVIVPLAEDNTVAVIQGFIGSTREGATTTLGFEGSDYTAAIIGAAMNADDIQIWKDVSGLMTCDPRIYKGAKTVKTCSFTEAAALTYFGAKVLHPKAIHPAARKNIPVHIYNSKAPEATGTAITERVQRCANAIKSIAYKRPITVINATIETIGEEEQSFLPEDSLKTIINEMIKHRVAPLITAVSGLNMAFAVDSVAMDETTERDLLAEISKFTNATIEHDKAIISLVGTELNEDATLAGRVFKALEAVTVNAILHGSSPIMMNIVMAASDVEMVISKLHEVFFSELDTTVFES
- a CDS encoding four helix bundle protein, encoding MASQNYRDLIVWQKAMDLVEAVYSETKNFPKEEIYGLTSQLRRAAISIPSNIAEGQGRKSAGEFAHFLSIAYGSLREVETQILIAERLGYLPPQASQNIIVLTSEIGRSINGLSNSLQR
- the asd gene encoding aspartate-semialdehyde dehydrogenase, translating into MSNKIPVGILGATGAVGQKFVKLLENHPWFETAELAASDRSAGKAYKDATLWRQYSPIPDALKDKEVKSCEPNLNCKVVFSGLDASVAGEVEEAFARAGYIVLSNSKNHRMDEDVPLLVPEVNHQHLSLIKTQRERRGWNGAIVTNPNCSTIGLVMAIAPLHQAFGVNRLIVSTMQAVSGAGYPGLSAIDMLGNVIPFIGGEEDKVETEPLKIMGTFDGDKIRFADCKISAHTNRVFVEDGHMECVSVELEKKATPDEVAEVLANFRSLPQELKLPFAPAQPVIVTSERDRPQPRFDRDAGNGMSAVVGRIRTCPVFDIRFVVLSHNTVRGAAGAAILNAEIMKAQGMLD